A segment of the Oncorhynchus tshawytscha isolate Ot180627B linkage group LG19, Otsh_v2.0, whole genome shotgun sequence genome:
cgggggtggcagcatcatgttgttggggtgctttgctgcaggagggactggtgcacctcacaaaatagatggcatcatgaggcaggaaaattatatggatatattgaagcaacatctcaagacatcagtcaggaatttaaagcttggtcccaaatggatcttccaaatggacaatgacctcaagcatacttccaaagttgtggcaaaatggcttaaggacaacaaagtcaaggtattggagtggccatcgcaaagccctgacctcaatcctgtagaaaatttgtgggcagaactgaaaaagcgtgtgcaagcaaggaggactacaaacctgactcagttacaccagctctgtcaggaggaatgggccaacattcacccaacttattgtgggaagcttgtggatggcaacccaaaacatttgacccaaattaaacaatttaaaggcaatgctaccaaatgctaattgagtatatgtacacttctgacccactgggaatgtgatgaaagaaataaaagctgaaataaatcattattctgacatttcacattcttaaaataaagtgatgatcctaactgacctaagacagggaatttttacttgtattaaatgtcaggaattgtgaaaaactgagtttaaatgtatttggctaaggtgtatgttaacttcagacttcaactttaggtctaaatagcatcattgatgaAATAGGATTACATTGATACAAATGTGGTCAAATTTGCtgtgttaaacctaccctttggaataaAAATTGCAATAGTTAACCCATTTAGTTTTAAAGTGGAGATCCCTCAATAATAATTCTTAAGATATCACATTACCCTCTGGGCACATACCTGTACGTCACCTCAACGTTACcaactttctttaaaaaaaaaaatctcacctATCTAAATGTTGGTCCcattttcatgagctgaaattagaAATTTTCCGTACAcacaaaaatgtgtttacatctctgttagtaagcatttctcctttgccaaaattatccatccacctgacaggtgtgtgtggcatatcaagaagtttaTCAACCCCCTAGAGTCAATTGGCGCACCGATGCGACAATCTAAGTAACATATAAAAACATCCCCAtcaaaatcagtcagtttaaACTCGAGATATCAGTTTTTCTtaattggatgcgtctcaatccaacacacttctgcatctgtggtggaaggttgtagagctagagtggtgtttgtcaaaccatgagacatcctgtaatttggccttctcaccaaaacgtctgtagcgtctgaaccgTTTGGCCTACAAAAAACCATGACCACTCTCACAAACATCAAGGTTGGtctccattttgctctacgaccACCACAAGTGTCAGGGGACTCGTCCAAAGTTGGTTACCCTCAGTGTGCCAACTTGTGTTTTGTAGCATCTGAAGGATTTGGGTTACAAACTAATGTGAACCCACTGAGGAAAGGGGAGAGTCTCACGAACACCATGGTGTTCTCCGTTTGGGTCTATGACCTCCCACAAGTGTCCCTGGACTCATCTGAAgctgtgaaggagatgtgtcgcacagcatgaggcaaatggtggtcacaccagatactgactggttttctgatccatgcccccaccttaaaaaaaaactattcccagtcatgtgaaatccatagttttagggcctaatgaatgtatacatttacatttaaattaaattgactgatttccttatatgaactgtaactcaggaaaatctttgaaattgttgcatgttgcatttatatttttgttcagtgtactttccAGCGGGAGGTACTGGCCAGCCTATTGTCTTTTCCGATGGTGGATATAACGTTGTATATCTGACtttgtttcaaaggtacaaatgTAACAAATATGGTAAAGACCCAGCAAACAGGACCCCAATTGGCCCCATGTAGGTATTCAGTGGGCAAGGTgggcacaggctagcccacactaATCCCAcgccagcccaacacaggctagcccagaCCAAGCCCAGCTAGAGGCAGGGGCTCATTTGAATATTTGGGAGCATGTGAAATTTTCATATGTTCCATGCACTtatttaaaggcccagtacagtcaaatgtgtttttttcctgtgttttatatatatttccacactgagtttggaataatactgtgaaattgtgaaaattatgataatgtccTTTTATTGTaacagctgtttgaaaagacagcctgaaatttctgcctgttttggtgggaggaAGTTTTAGCCTTACATCTACACCTTTCAAACCAAGATGTTTTTCTGCCAACTTTAGCATTCCTCCAACTTTTTGCAGGCTTTTCTTTATATGAAATGTATTGCCGGTGACAAAGCCTCTACATTTCCGCCAACCGACTTAGTCATGACTTAGTCATGTTTATGGTAAAGTTCTGCCTACGGCTTAGTAAGAAATGTAGCCATGATGCTGAGGCGGCATTGGCACGCACTACGCTCTTAAGCTCTTGATGGTTGCTAGGCAGCGCccattaccactaccattaccattCCTGACAGTTAGAAACTTTGCGAGGCATGTCACTTCACCCATGTCTTCGCATATCCCACCACATGCACTGTTTTCTTAAACACAACTGGATGGATCCATAAAGAATTActgtgggaataaatatcaccgAATGATGAAAATATTGGAATAAACTAGGCTAATGTAATTGAAAGCATCAATTTGTTGCTTactgaaactcccaaagtcatctaattgttttaatacatttgaagtaATAGCCTGTGTTCAACTATTTCAGTGCTTTCTCGCTGCTTTGAGACAAGCGTGGGGACTCAATCAATGTCTAATTTttcttttcactgaatctccatttggTTATTGGTTAGGCTACAATTAGGCTGTGGGCATGTTAGCTACGTTGAGGTGAGTGCTGCTCATGATCATCTTGTCAAGTGTCTAATTTATTAGCACTGATCAGAACATTTGCCAGCAtgttcagtgccttcagaaagttttcataccccttgacttattccacatttttttgtgttataacctgaattcaaaattgattaaatgtataCCTTTTCTCACCCATCTTaaaacaataccccatgatgacaaattactttttgttgttgttgacatttttgcaaatatattggaaatgaaatacagaaatatttaatttacataagtattcacacccctgagtcaatgtatgttagaatcacctttggcagcgattacagctacaagtctttctggttaagtcgCTAAGAATttagcacacctggattgtgctaCATTTGCCCATTATCATTTTTTCAAttcttcatgctctgtcaggttggttgttGATGATCACTAGATCACTAGAttgctattttcaagtcttgccatagattttcaagttgatttaagtcaaaactgtaacaggAACATTCCATGTcgtcttgataagcaactccagtgtatattctgccttgtgtttcaggttattgtcatgcagaaagttgaatttgtctcccagtgtctgttggaaagttttcctctaggattttgacgTGTTTATCTCTATTCTTTTTCattcttgccgatgacaagcatacgcATAACATAATACAGCCACCATCATGattgatgtgttgtattggatttgccccaaacataatgctttgtattcaggacataaatgtAATTTCtttcacattttttgcagttttcatttcaaatcaaatcaaattttattgctCACACACATATGGTTATGGTAAtggtaatgcgagtgtagcgaaatgcttgtgcttctagttccaaccatgcagtaatatctaacaagtaatctaacaatttcacaacaactaccttattcatttctttacacttgtgtgtataagaatatatacatataaatatatggatgagcgatggccgaacggcatagtaGAGTGagtgcagtagtctaatctagaaatgacaaaagcatggatgagctTTTCTGCGTCAAATTTGGATAAAATGTTTCagattttttgcaatgttactACTTCAATTTAAATTCAAGAATTGAATTAGAACTTATGAGGCATTCTGAATTAAATTCTGAATTCAGCCCAAACCCTGGTAGGATTACAGGAAATTTACTTTAAATCATCGAATTTTCTGTATACTGCAGAGGGGggtcactaaaatgttttgccgtAAGGGGGGGCTCTAACCAAATTACGAAATTCTAGAGCCGTCCCTGACTGCAATGTAGTCGGGCAGGTACTCGACCACTGATGCCTACAGTCCTTTTCAGCAATTGAAGGTGGCTTCCTCTACTGGGTTGCAtataaaatggcaccctattcccttgtaATAGTACATTATACagagaaaagggtgccatttcagaagcAGATATAGGGTCTCCTTTCCCTCTTGCTACTCTCAGCTATCCAGTTTGTTTAGATCAGCgcagatagaggagaggaaggtaCTTTAGACAATTTAGGCATGCCCCATGCTTAATGTCTTCCCTACTTGTGATTTCCCTACCTCCTGTGTGTacctgaatgtgtgtgtatatactataTCAGGCAAATTCTAATCTGGGCCTCGAAGCCTGATCCACATTATTTCCCTCTAATCAAGGACTGATTTATACCTTGGACACCAGGTGGCTGCAATTAATTGTCAGGTATAACAGAAAACCATCAGTACTCTGGAGCTCCAAGCTCAGATTTTATAACAAAAAAGGCAATATAACAGTAAGTTATATATACTATTTTCTGTATCCCACAGGTTTGCTGATGTTTGCCATCTCCCACATCCTCTACTCCTCGGCCTTCGGTATGAAGCCCCTGAACCCGCTTGCCGGCCTGGTGATCGGCGCCATTTCGGCCGTGAGCTACGCCCTGCTCTACCCCTACCTCTCAGGCCCCTTCACCTACCTGGTGGGGGTCTATATCGCCCTGATCGGCTTCATGGGCTGGCGGGCAGTGGCCGGCCTCCAGTTGGCCAATGACCTGTGGACCTGGACCAAGATGTCGGCATGTCTGGGCGCTGTACTCTTCATGGTCTCCGACCTCACTATTGCCGTTAACAAGTTCTGCTTCCCTGTGCCGCACTCACGCGCCGTTATCATGGCCACCTACTACGCCGCGCAGATGCTGATCGCGCTCTCCGCCGTTGAGTGCCAGGATGTGGAGACGGCAAGGAAGATGGcatgaagaggagagagcgaggtcgCGTCACGTGATCAAGAAGATGTGATAGGGGCAGCCAATCCCCCTTGTTTTTGTCATGGACATATTCCCGAGACAGTTACCCCCAAACCCCCTACTTTGGTTGTAGCGTGGCATTCGCACACTGTTGTTACCATGGAAACTAGTGTACTACCACCAGCCTGCCCCATGGCTAGTGGGACAGTCAAAGACCCTAGTTACCATGGAgacaagtgcactacttttaaccctCAACTACTGCCCTACAGTTCTCGTAGATACGTCCTAGTTACTAGAGAGTAGTGCACGACAACTCCCCCACCTCACTGCCTAGGATGTTGGTACAGATGACCATACAGATCACCATGTCaaggtttgtgtgtgggtgtgggtgtgggtgcgtGTACGTGCGTATTAGGTTAGAGGATTCATACTATATAACCTACAGATGAGTGTGAATTCTCATGGCCTGCTACAATAATAGCACATCTTCCTTCTGCCCCCCAGTCATTGGCTGCCCTCTCCACCCCATTTACAGTATAATGTGGTCCAATATTGCAAATTCAAAGGATGTGTTTCCTGTGGCATATTGTCTTTGCAACTATTTTATCACCATTATTTAATTTATCTCTGAAAAGGGAGTTGTTATAGTGAATAAGTTTGCACATCTGGACTTGTTATGGGGGAGGTTGTGTCCCATAACTGCTGTCTGTTCTCATGTATTTAGGTGCTGTTCTCAAAGTCTGGAGCACATCCACCCTCCTTTTTTACTGATTTTAGTCTCTTCACTTTCACTTAAGACAAACTGCCTTTTGTACTTCTGCTCGCCACACTCCTATTagaatacatcctctctcctgtgtctatGAGCCTATGAAAATGGCTGTGAATgtctacgcacacacacagagagagagagagaatttgtgGACTTTTACCTAGCTAGCTGTTGCTAAatcatttgtcctgggatatgaaCATTGGGTTGCTATTGTAACTGAAATCCATATGGTCCTTCTATCTgctggatctttgtagaattttgtaCCCATTTTGAGTCCCACAAAATCGTGtgttctctactctgacaatgAATCGAAAAGTAAAAGGGAAAACCTAGTATGTTTTCTTTGATTCATCTCTCCTCATTCATTCCTCTTTGGATTTTATATGACTGTTGGCAACTGGCATTAAGGCTCATGACCTCCAACTAGGCTGGAGTGCGGACCTGcttcatctttcaatcactcaCGTGGGTTTGTATGATCCTAAAAACCAAGGCGGAGATGGGAGAGGCATGACTTGCCGCGCCAAATAAGTTCTATTTTAGTGCCTGGCTATGCAGATGACGTGCGTGAGCAGTTTCGATGACATTATTGAAGAACATGTATGtctacatgtatttttttcaacACTCGCGCACGCAACGCGGCCGGTTTGATCAGCATGTGAGAGATCATTTGAGAGCGCCTGCTCTAGTATTTTACCACAGTCATACTGATCACTCAAAAGGCTGGTCCCTAAGGGGAACATTTTTcttagatctgtgtgtgtgtgtgtgtgtgtgtgtgtgtgtgtgtgtgtgtgtgtgtgtgtgtgtgtaccctctgTACCTGAGGCATCTCACAGTGTTCCTCCTTTACTGTTTATGTTACCCtgaacacgcacaaacacacaccacatatacacgCTTCCTTCAGGTCACACTTCATACCTCCAGCTCCTGCTGGTTTGGTTATTAGAAGAAG
Coding sequences within it:
- the tmem86a gene encoding lysoplasmalogenase-like protein TMEM86A; protein product: MVSPVTVVKSEGPKLVPFFKSTCVYFVLWLPTSSPSWFSALIKCLPIFCLWLFMLAHGFSFLGAHSSARKILAGLIFSSLGDAFLIWQEDGYFSHGLLMFAISHILYSSAFGMKPLNPLAGLVIGAISAVSYALLYPYLSGPFTYLVGVYIALIGFMGWRAVAGLQLANDLWTWTKMSACLGAVLFMVSDLTIAVNKFCFPVPHSRAVIMATYYAAQMLIALSAVECQDVETARKMA